ttcccttgCAGCACTGAAAACGTCACCGGCAATCTATGAACAGCGTCGGCAGCTGGAACGGGCCAAAACAGGCGACCTGCTGAAGGCGAAGATAAAAAAGCGCCCCGACCGGCTGGAGCTCGAGCAGCGGCACATTCTCGAGCAGTGCGACAGCCACGTGGACCCGAGCCTGGCGGAAAAGCGGCGCATGCTGGAGAAAGCCCTCCTGGTCGATCATCTCAACTCGAAGATATCGCACCGCCCCGGTCCGCTCGATCTGATCGGCAAGAACATCCTGCACGTGGAGGAACCGATCGAGCGCATGGTCAAGGAGGGGCTGGTAGACTATGCATCCACGCTGGACGAGTCGAACGCGTCGGTCGCGACGCCGACGACGGTGGGCGAGGGCGAGGACTCGCTCAGCTCCGAGGGTGAATCGCTGCACAGTGTGACCGTGGCGGTGGTAAACCAGCCGGGCGTGCCGGCCACCACCATTCTGCAGCACCAGATACAGCTACAGCCTTTCCCGGCGGCGGCACCAACAGCAGCCACAGGCCTCCAGCCCCAGCCACAAACGCTGCTGACCGCACAGCCGGAATTTTTCACCCTAAAGCCCACCATCCCGATCGTGGTGAACGATGGGACGGTGCTGGCCGCGATTGCTACTCcgacggtggtggcggcgacGACGGCCGTTGCGACCATCGCCGCGGTAACGAGCAGTGGCAATATTGCGACGATTGCGGAAATTCCCATGGagcagggtggtggtggtgctgttgctgctacgaccagcagcagtagcagcagtaccatcaccaccagcagcagcaacaccccgagcaccaccaccagcacgctTCGACCCATACTGCCAACGCCAAGTGCCAACAACAATATGAGCGGCGATCTAGCCACAGTTCGACCGACACTTACCATGACACCGATACCCTCGGACCTCAAActaatcagcagcagcagcaatggcaGCGGGATCGCCgggagcagcggcagcaacggTGGCAAAGAGAAGCTggcgaagaagaagagcaaaaCGAAGAGTATCACCAAGGCGAAGCCGATCAAATTCCACGAGTACAAGGGGCCGCCGAATGCGCACAGAggatcgtcctcctcctcgtcgtctgCCGGAcacggcggtggcggcggcggcggaggtTCCGATAACAACTATCAGTTGAtcatgcagcagcagtactTGTTGGAGTATCTGGAAGAGATGTGCAAGAAGCCGGCCGGCGTTTCATCGCCCTCCAGCTCTAGGGAGGcgcctaccaccaccaccaccaacacagaTGCGGAGGAGCTGGCCGGTAGCGATCAAACACCGATCGATTCTCCCCTCGGACCGGGGGGTAGTAGCAGTGGGGTCGGCGGTGGCGCCGGATCGGGGTCAGGTTCTGGACGAAGCAAGAACAGTACCTCCGGGGGAGGTGGTAATGGTAGCGGCAGCAGCGTTGGCATGGGGTCCAGCTCAACACTGCCCACAACGTTCGCTGCAATGGACATTGCGCTGGATACGCTGAACAGGCTGAAAGTGTCACAGCTGAAAAAGTACTGCAAGCAGTACAATCTGGCCGTGTCCGGCACAAAGTCGAACCTGATCGAGCGACTGAAACCGTACATAAAGTCGATCGAACCGTGTGCCGGCGGCGTGCCGAGCACGGTCGGAGGCGTCACGGCCGGTTGTACGGCAGAGGCAGAGATAGAGGACAGTTTGCTGGCGGAGCAGCAGAAGCGCATTGCcgagctgcagctgcagctgaaGAAGAGCCAGGAAGAGCTGGAACAGTTCCGGTCGCTGTGCAACAATCCGTTCGCCGCTTCCGACCAGCCGATGGTGATCAATGCAGCAGTCACTATTCCACCGcctccgccaccgccaccatcatcatcgtcatcgtcaacACAGCAACCACAACTTGCCACGGTGCTCGGTGTAGGATCGCCTTACTCCATCACAACCGGCGGAGGCGGCGACTCGTGCGACGCACCCTGTACCGCAGACGGTGACGCCTCGGCCGGTGGTACCGTGAGCGCCAATCAAACGCCGGACCGTGTGTCGGTGCCGGACAGCACTGTCGGTGCGGCACTGGAGGGCAGCTTCTTCCTGGAGGGGCTCACACCGGCCGACTCTACCACGGTGGACTACGGGCACGATATGCACGAAATGTTGCCTCCCGAGCTGACCAGCACGCTGGCGCCAATCGAGCGCAGCCCAACGCACCGTCCCACGCTGGACAAAGTGCTCGGACAGGTGCAGCCGACCATATCGGGGCTGACGATGAAAACGGAACCGACCGATGAGCTGCGTAACGGgggcgctggtggtggtatgTCGTCGGTCGTCGGGATTGGTCTGGGcagtgctggtgctggtgctggtggtaatGGTAACGTTGCCGGCGGTGTGCGAGCCGCCGTTGGGGATATGCACGATTTGTCGCTCAGCATGAAATCGGTCAACTTTGAGGCGGTCAACGGGGACACGGGCGATGCGTCGATGCAGCAGGATACGATCATGCTGAACGATTTCGAGGACATCGATCTGGTCGACTTTCACATGCACTCGCTCGACAGTGATGGGCCGTTCCCGATGATAACGAATCACGATCCCGACCCAGCAGGAGCCAGCAGGACGGCGACTCATGCTCAACCCGCGGCGGCAACCATGCACGATGCGATCGATGCGATGTTCTGTAACGGTGGCGACGATCCGAATGGCAAGCTGCTGGCGACCAACAGCTTTGcgaccaaccaaccaacggggtcacagcagcagcacgtgttGCACGAGCACGCTCCATCGCACGGCTTCCTGAACAACAACGATCTAGTGAGCGGGAATAGCTTGCGCATAATGTTGCATATGGATCTGATGGATCAAAATGAGCAGCAGGCGAACATAGCAACGGTTACCGGCACCAAGCAGCTACCGTTTGGGAGTTTGCACCATCAGCAACCGCAGCACCATCATCTTCAACACAATAataatcagcagcagcagcatcatcacacGAGTCATCTACATCATAGTGACAGGAACAATAATAGCAGGTACGACGCTAACCAGACCGTGTCGTTAGGGTTTGGCGTGCAGCAGGACACGCAACCCGTCGCAAGCACTAGCgcgagcagcagtagcagcagcaccagcagcagccccagCAACTGCTTCCGACTAGGGCTGGGAATGTCACTCTCGTCGAAACAagccacaaacaaacaccatCTAAATctacaccagcagcaacagcagcaccaacatcaacaacagcaacagcagcagcagcagcagcagcagcatcatcatcctcatcatcatcatcaacaacaccaccaccatccaagTCTTTTGGAACAGCTGACACCACCGTCGGCGGCCGCCAGCAGCgacggcagcaacagcacactGATCGGCGACACGATCGATTCCTTCCAGGACAATGCGATGGATTTCGAAAGCCTGCTCACGAACGATGCGGCGGACAGTGTGCTGAACGCGAACAACTGCCACCGGATGATGCTGGACTGCGCGCAGGACAAGCCGATGTACAGCTTTCTACCGGATCCGAGCATTCTAGATTACTTCTCCGACGATTGTAACGGGCACGATTTCGAAATAAAGCATCTGGAGTActaaaaaaccaacaacagaaaaaccaccaccacgacgaaAACACGGAAACACCCACTGCCCCGGGATGCGTTgccggatgatgatgatccgcGCCAGTATTAAATCATCCACCGTGTGGACGTCGCAAACTAGGACGCGGCAAAGGACACGCGTGAAGGTTGAAGAAGAGGAGAAGTAGAAGTAcgaacccccctcccccaccccctGCAGCGAAACAACCTcggaaaggaaagcaaaatccCCCCACTTTTCGGTTTTCGAGCCCGTGTCGCTCTCCTTGTACACACGATGCGGTTTTGTTTCCGTTGGAGAGGTTGGGTTTTTCTTCCTAAGCCTTTTACCATGTTTGCTAGTTTTTATTAAGGGGATGTgtggctgtgcgtgtgtgagtgtgcagcACAAGTAATATAACGCTAACAACTACGGAAGTTACGAAATGCGAACGAAGGGggccaagagagagagaaagagagagacactACGCAAGAAATCAAAGCAGCCGGCGACGCATGAAGAACGCCGAAACGTCGCGAAAGCGCAATGCGCAACAACGCACGCTAGGAggcggctggtggtggtggtggtggtggtggcgtgcCGAAATACCGAACAAAAAATCATTGCGCCGTCATCCTTCATCTTACGGTTTGTCGCAGCTCCGGATCGGGCGCGGCCATCGCGTAGCCGAGCTCGCGCAGCGCGCGCTTAACGTCGACAAACACCGTCGCGTCCTCGACCGTGGCCGGTATGGTGATGTGCTTGTTGGCCGCCAGGTCAGCCATCGCTTTGCGTAACGttttgcctgtttttttttgtggaaggAGCAGGAAAAGAGGAGCGGACGTTagaaccgaaccgaactggcaactggtggtggtggtggttcccGTTTTCTTACCGGATCGGGTGCGTGGTAAGCTTTGTACTTGGGCGGCTAGTTTGAAGGCTGCGATCGGTCCGATCACCTCCCGTATGATGTTGATCAGCTCGACCGACATCTTGGCGGCCGGCTTGGACACGTTCGCCTTGGTCACGTACAGGCAGAGCGGTATCTGGCCCTTGGTCGGTTCGGGCACACCGAACACGGCCGCGTCGGCCACGTCCGGATGCCGCAGGATCGCATCCTCCAGGCTCGACGTGGAGATACGGTGGCCAGCAACATTGATCACGTCGTCGTCCCGTGCCGTCACGTAGATGTACCCATTCTCGTCCTTATACCCGGCGTCCATCGTGTCGTAGTAGCCCTGAAAGCGCCGGAAATCCGAAAAAATGACTGATTATAACactgagagagagcgagaaagagagagatcgTACCGGAAACCGTTGGAAGTACGTTTTGCGGAACAGCTCGTCACTGCGGTACAGCGTGGCCATGTTGCCCGGTGGCAGCGGCAGCTTCACCACGATGCGTCCCAGCTCGTTCGGTTTCGCTTCGTGGCCGTTCTTGTCCAGCACGTAGATGTCGTACCCGCAGTACGGCAGGCCCGTCGTGAACGGGGGCGTCTGTAGGTTCTGCGCAAAGCCGACGCAGGTCGCCGTGATGGCCGATCCGGTCTCCGTTTGCCACCACTGGTTCAGCACGGGCACCTTGAACGTCTTGCGCATCCATTTCTGGAACGAAGGGATATACACGCttagaaggagagagaaagagagagagagaaagagcagaaCAAACGAACGGACGTGGACGAAGGTTTGTCTTGGCTTTGGCTGCTCTTGGTGGTTACATCTAATGTATCTAAACTTTGCTATAAGCCTAACACTAGCTGTAAGAAGGAATTATAAGGCAAAAAAGGGGGGGCAACTAGCTcctagcagcaacagcagggaTCTGTCCGAATTGTATACATCGGTAGGCCACAGCTTTTAGTTAGTtagggtatgtgtgtgtgtgtgtgtgtggatgtggatGTCTCACAGACCAAGCGCTTATACCAATTTACCCCCCActaaaaataatgcaaatgCTCATCacgcagagagaaagagagagagagagagaaaggcagGAAAGTAAGcataatatttttctttagATCTCAATTTATAAACCCCGTTTTGTTAACGTAACTAATAAACTAATAAACAATTGCTTGTGATAATAAAGTCGCTAATACCTACAATACTTTGgtgctgtgtgagtgtgcgtgtgtgtgaatgggCTTTTTTGGGGGTGAGCTTTGGCCTTCCGCGGGGTAGTAGTAacaaacgatcgatcgatcgacggATCCAGTagaattttgcttttttttttcgttgttattgttgctgctcaACTGCCTAACCCACACCTAATGCTCTATTTCCGTTTAAAATACGTAGGCGTAGCTTATTCAGCACATTCAGGGGGTTGAGAGGGGTGTAAGCTGGGTAAGCTCGGGGCTATTGGGGCTAGTTTCGGTGTCGCGCGCTAAAAATAACGCCCGTAAATACGCATACACGCGCAATGCGCGGTGCGCAATCCACGCGGCAGTTGGAGGGCGACacgtgtgcgagtgtgtgcgaATGCGGTGTGGGATGCAACAGCTACACACGTAGAAATCTAAACAAAGGTTGCAGTAATTGTGTCGACTTCCGCGAACGATTAATTCGATCGTAGAATGTAGAATGGCTCAAAGGGAACAAAATCAACCAGCAGTTGCAATGAT
This is a stretch of genomic DNA from Anopheles merus strain MAF chromosome 2R, AmerM5.1, whole genome shotgun sequence. It encodes these proteins:
- the LOC121589103 gene encoding homeotic protein female sterile isoform X3 codes for the protein MDPNMTNRLQQHTVVLDEGAQPGTSYSRVSPPKAVIDSSPLQSAMDKNKQSLIVKLSMRRPYDQLVQQGIMPSLKTSPAIYEQRRQLERAKTGDLLKAKIKKRPDRLELEQRHILEQCDSHVDPSLAEKRRMLEKALLVDHLNSKISHRPGPLDLIGKNILHVEEPIERMVKEGLVDYASTLDESNASVATPTTVGEGEDSLSSEGESLHSVTVAVVNQPGVPATTILQHQIQLQPFPAAAPTAATGLQPQPQTLLTAQPEFFTLKPTIPIVVNDGTVLAAIATPTVVAATTAVATIAAVTSSGNIATIAEIPMEQGGGGAVAATTSSSSSSTITTSSSNTPSTTTSTLRPILPTPSANNNMSGDLATVRPTLTMTPIPSDLKLISSSSNGSGIAGSSGSNGGKEKLAKKKSKTKSITKAKPIKFHEYKGPPNAHRGSSSSSSSAGHGGGGGGGGSDNNYQLIMQQQYLLEYLEEMCKKPAGVSSPSSSREAPTTTTTNTDAEELAGSDQTPIDSPLGPGGSSSGVGGGAGSGSGSGRSKNSTSGGGGNGSGSSVGMGSSSTLPTTFAAMDIALDTLNRLKVSQLKKYCKQYNLAVSGTKSNLIERLKPYIKSIEPCAGGVPSTVGGVTAGCTAEAEIEDSLLAEQQKRIAELQLQLKKSQEELEQFRSLCNNPFAASDQPMVINAAVTIPPPPPPPPSSSSSSTQQPQLATVLGVGSPYSITTGGGGDSCDAPCTADGDASAGGTVSANQTPDRVSVPDSTVGAALEGSFFLEGLTPADSTTVDYGHDMHEMLPPELTSTLAPIERSPTHRPTLDKVLGQVQPTISGLTMKTEPTDELRNGGAGGGMSSVVGIGLGSAGAGAGGNGNVAGGVRAAVGDMHDLSLSMKSVNFEAVNGDTGDASMQQDTIMLNDFEDIDLVDFHMHSLDSDGPFPMITNHDPDPAGASRTATHAQPAAATMHDAIDAMFCNGGDDPNGKLLATNSFATNQPTGSQQQHVLHEHAPSHGFLNNNDLVSGNSLRIMLHMDLMDQNEQQANIATVTGTKQLPFGSLHHQQPQHHHLQHNNNQQQQHHHTSHLHHSDRNNNSRYDANQTVSLGFGVQQDTQPVASTSASSSSSSTSSSPSNCFRLGLGMSLSSKQATNKHHLNLHQQQQQHQHQQQQQQQQQQQQHHHPHHHHQQHHHHPSLLEQLTPPSAAASSDGSNSTLIGDTIDSFQDNAMDFESLLTNDAADSVLNANNCHRMMLDCAQDKPMYSFLPDPSILDYFSDDCNGHDFEIKHLEY
- the LOC121589103 gene encoding homeotic protein female sterile isoform X1; amino-acid sequence: MDKERLFLPDEVVVDMDPNMTNRLQQHTVVLDEGAQPGTSYSRVSPPKAVIDSSPLQSAMDKNKQSLIVKLSMRRPYDQLVQQGIMPSLKTSPAIYEQRRQLERAKTGDLLKAKIKKRPDRLELEQRHILEQCDSHVDPSLAEKRRMLEKALLVDHLNSKISHRPGPLDLIGKNILHVEEPIERMVKEGLVDYASTLDESNASVATPTTVGEGEDSLSSEGESLHSVTVAVVNQPGVPATTILQHQIQLQPFPAAAPTAATGLQPQPQTLLTAQPEFFTLKPTIPIVVNDGTVLAAIATPTVVAATTAVATIAAVTSSGNIATIAEIPMEQGGGGAVAATTSSSSSSTITTSSSNTPSTTTSTLRPILPTPSANNNMSGDLATVRPTLTMTPIPSDLKLISSSSNGSGIAGSSGSNGGKEKLAKKKSKTKSITKAKPIKFHEYKGPPNAHRGSSSSSSSAGHGGGGGGGGSDNNYQLIMQQQYLLEYLEEMCKKPAGVSSPSSSREAPTTTTTNTDAEELAGSDQTPIDSPLGPGGSSSGVGGGAGSGSGSGRSKNSTSGGGGNGSGSSVGMGSSSTLPTTFAAMDIALDTLNRLKVSQLKKYCKQYNLAVSGTKSNLIERLKPYIKSIEPCAGGVPSTVGGVTAGCTAEAEIEDSLLAEQQKRIAELQLQLKKSQEELEQFRSLCNNPFAASDQPMVINAAVTIPPPPPPPPSSSSSSTQQPQLATVLGVGSPYSITTGGGGDSCDAPCTADGDASAGGTVSANQTPDRVSVPDSTVGAALEGSFFLEGLTPADSTTVDYGHDMHEMLPPELTSTLAPIERSPTHRPTLDKVLGQVQPTISGLTMKTEPTDELRNGGAGGGMSSVVGIGLGSAGAGAGGNGNVAGGVRAAVGDMHDLSLSMKSVNFEAVNGDTGDASMQQDTIMLNDFEDIDLVDFHMHSLDSDGPFPMITNHDPDPAGASRTATHAQPAAATMHDAIDAMFCNGGDDPNGKLLATNSFATNQPTGSQQQHVLHEHAPSHGFLNNNDLVSGNSLRIMLHMDLMDQNEQQANIATVTGTKQLPFGSLHHQQPQHHHLQHNNNQQQQHHHTSHLHHSDRNNNSRYDANQTVSLGFGVQQDTQPVASTSASSSSSSTSSSPSNCFRLGLGMSLSSKQATNKHHLNLHQQQQQHQHQQQQQQQQQQQQHHHPHHHHQQHHHHPSLLEQLTPPSAAASSDGSNSTLIGDTIDSFQDNAMDFESLLTNDAADSVLNANNCHRMMLDCAQDKPMYSFLPDPSILDYFSDDCNGHDFEIKHLEY
- the LOC121589103 gene encoding homeotic protein female sterile isoform X2 codes for the protein MDEVVVDMDPNMTNRLQQHTVVLDEGAQPGTSYSRVSPPKAVIDSSPLQSAMDKNKQSLIVKLSMRRPYDQLVQQGIMPSLKTSPAIYEQRRQLERAKTGDLLKAKIKKRPDRLELEQRHILEQCDSHVDPSLAEKRRMLEKALLVDHLNSKISHRPGPLDLIGKNILHVEEPIERMVKEGLVDYASTLDESNASVATPTTVGEGEDSLSSEGESLHSVTVAVVNQPGVPATTILQHQIQLQPFPAAAPTAATGLQPQPQTLLTAQPEFFTLKPTIPIVVNDGTVLAAIATPTVVAATTAVATIAAVTSSGNIATIAEIPMEQGGGGAVAATTSSSSSSTITTSSSNTPSTTTSTLRPILPTPSANNNMSGDLATVRPTLTMTPIPSDLKLISSSSNGSGIAGSSGSNGGKEKLAKKKSKTKSITKAKPIKFHEYKGPPNAHRGSSSSSSSAGHGGGGGGGGSDNNYQLIMQQQYLLEYLEEMCKKPAGVSSPSSSREAPTTTTTNTDAEELAGSDQTPIDSPLGPGGSSSGVGGGAGSGSGSGRSKNSTSGGGGNGSGSSVGMGSSSTLPTTFAAMDIALDTLNRLKVSQLKKYCKQYNLAVSGTKSNLIERLKPYIKSIEPCAGGVPSTVGGVTAGCTAEAEIEDSLLAEQQKRIAELQLQLKKSQEELEQFRSLCNNPFAASDQPMVINAAVTIPPPPPPPPSSSSSSTQQPQLATVLGVGSPYSITTGGGGDSCDAPCTADGDASAGGTVSANQTPDRVSVPDSTVGAALEGSFFLEGLTPADSTTVDYGHDMHEMLPPELTSTLAPIERSPTHRPTLDKVLGQVQPTISGLTMKTEPTDELRNGGAGGGMSSVVGIGLGSAGAGAGGNGNVAGGVRAAVGDMHDLSLSMKSVNFEAVNGDTGDASMQQDTIMLNDFEDIDLVDFHMHSLDSDGPFPMITNHDPDPAGASRTATHAQPAAATMHDAIDAMFCNGGDDPNGKLLATNSFATNQPTGSQQQHVLHEHAPSHGFLNNNDLVSGNSLRIMLHMDLMDQNEQQANIATVTGTKQLPFGSLHHQQPQHHHLQHNNNQQQQHHHTSHLHHSDRNNNSRYDANQTVSLGFGVQQDTQPVASTSASSSSSSTSSSPSNCFRLGLGMSLSSKQATNKHHLNLHQQQQQHQHQQQQQQQQQQQQHHHPHHHHQQHHHHPSLLEQLTPPSAAASSDGSNSTLIGDTIDSFQDNAMDFESLLTNDAADSVLNANNCHRMMLDCAQDKPMYSFLPDPSILDYFSDDCNGHDFEIKHLEY